The region ATTTCGATTTTCCGATGGATTTAAGGCACGAACTTCAAAATTTAGGACTGTTGTTTATTCTTCTTCAGTCAAGGGTACTCAATTGAAAAAAAAAAGATTTAAAGCTTCGGATTTTCGAGCGTTGGACAATCTTTTATTTTCAATTGAATAGAGGTTTTGCGACGATTGAGCAAATGAAAATACTTACCGCTTTCAGGGTGGGAGCGTTGGCGTGCGGCTATTTTACATAGTGCAAATTATAGCTTCATAAAAAATCCTTTAAAAATCAATAAACACTTTTTTATGAACTATAATGCTCGATGCATTATGTAAATATAGCTTGGGGCTGTTTTTCGTTCGGGAAGTGCTTGTTTTATTGTCCCGAAACTTCGGGATGGAAGTAAGTGGATAAAAAAAGGAGATTTTGTGAGCGAGGCAATGGAAAAACAAAAATCCTTTTTTTATTGGCTTACTGTGGGAAAAACAAGGACATGGAGCGTGGGCAAAAAAACAGCATGGCGGTGGGAAGTCAGGACGGGCGGGACTAAATAACTCAACCGCCTTTTTCGGCGGTGTTCCTATTTCTTTAATTATTTTCTATCTAATTGGGTGGTAATTGTTTACAGCATTTTGCAAGATTTCAAATTCAGTTTGTTTGTATTGGATTGTTGTACTTGCTCGTTTGTGTCCGCTAAATACTTGTACTATTCTTGTGTCGTTTTCTTTTTTTAAAAGATTGGCAATTACAGATTGTCTAATTTTCATTGGTTGTATTTGCTCGGTTTTTGGTTTTTGTTCGTTTATCATTTTACTGATTCCGTGTGCATTTATTTTTTCTCCATATTGTCCTAAAATAAAGATGCTACTTTCTTTTTTATTATTGTATTTCAGCAGTTTAATTCTATCTTCATTTAAGTAGTTATAAACCAATAATATTTGTTTGGCTTGTAGTGGTAATGTTCTTGCTTGTGGACTTTTTGAAGTAACTTCTTCACTTCCTTTGATGTAGATTTCACACTTTTCTAAATTGATGTTTTCAACTTCTAATTCTGCTATTTCTTTGACGGTTAAGGCTTGATAAATCAATAAACTAATGATAATTTTATTTCTATTTTCTAAATACTTTTTCTTTTTAATTTGGTAGGTTTCAAAAAAGGTTTCTAGTGTTTCTGGGCTATAAAGCGAGTCGACTTGTATTTGTCTATCTATTTTATCTTTTAAAAATAATTCACTGCAAGGATGATCCTTTCTTTGTCCAATTTCTAATAAATAGTTGAAGTAAATTTTTACTCCATACAAGCAATGTCGTAATGTTTTTGGACTTAAATCGTAATTCTTTCGTAAGTGTTCAATGTAATTTAAAACGTCTTTAAATGTGGCTTTTGGCGCTTTTTTATCGTAGTAATCTGTAAATCTTTTTATCAAATATAGATTACTGGATAAGGTGCTTTTGCTGTATTTTTTCTGTAGATATTCTTCAATTCTCATTTCATGTTATTAATTTTTTTACTCATTTTTATTGTTTTTATAGGTGTTCAAGATTCCACTCGCTTAACAAGCTCGTTTAGTTGATTTTGAGTTATATGTGTGTAAATTTCTGTACTTTGTTCACTGTGTTTTTTAGTGGCTTCGCTTTCTTTTTGGTGTTCACGAACCACATTTTTTATTTGGTCTGCACTGACGTGCGTGTACATTTCTGTGGTTTCAATGTGGCTATGTCCTAAAAATTTTTGAACCTGTTCGAGTTTCATTCCGTTTTGTAGTAGATGTGTTGCGATGCTATGTCTTAAATTATGTATTCCGATGGTGTTTAATTGAGTTTCATCTATATTTAATTTTGCTTTATGGATAAGCTTTTTTAATCGTTTGTTGAGTGTTCCCGACTGCATTCGTTGTCCTTTGCTATGTAGAAAAACTTCATTTCTTTTATTTTCATTTGAAAAAATAAATTCTTCTAATTCTGTTTTGATTTTATCACTTATAGGAACTAATCTGCGTTTGCTGTTTTTACCTTTTTGAACTATTACTAAATTCTCACTAAATCTAATATCTTCTTTGTTTAAGTCGCTCATTTCTTGTACTCTTAACCCACAACCATAACCAATATTTAATATCGCTTTTTCTTCTAAATTGGCTATTTTATAGAGTTCTTGTATTTGGTTCTGGTTAAAAATAAATCGTTCTACTTTTTCATTGATTGGAGTAAATTTTAAATGTGATGCTGGACTGCTTTTTATACTTCCTAATTCTAATAAATACCCTAAATATTGTTGAAGATTTCGCATATTATCATGAATAGATTTCTGCTTTAGTTTTTGTTTAGTTCTTTGACTAATTTTTTCTTTTAAATAGTTGTTATAGTTTGCTATTTCTTTTGGTGTAACTTTTTCTATTTCAAATATTTTCACATTCTCTAACCAACTAAAAAACTCCTTCAGATATAAATATCTTGCTTGTGTGGTTTCGGGATTTAATCCTAAAATATCTAAATGTTTTTTGTAGTTTATGGCTTCTGTTTGGTAGTATTCCGTGTAGATTTTGTGTTTACTTGGAGCACCCATACTTACGATGTTTTTAAGGTTTATGATGCTTTTGCTTACTCAATATTTTGGGATTTGGGACAATCACATTTTTTTAAACGTAATCAATTGAAAATAAAAATATTAAACATAAAATTATTGTCCCAAGATTGTCTCACATTGTCCCAACTCATAATCATATTCATTTACTATCACTATTCTTTATTTGCTGTATCTGATTCATTAAGAAGTCTTTAATCTCTGCTCTTAACTTTTGATGATTGTCCCAGTATTCAACTCTATATTTTTGTAACCGAAGATTTCCGCTGTATTTTACCGTGATATATTCTAATTCTGCCAACTGAATAAAAAACCTTGAACATTGGCTTTTACTGATGTTAAATTCTTGCCTTATTTCTCTTTGAGTAAATTCTTTACTTTGCTCTTTTAAATATTTCTTTAACTTCTCAAAAAACTGTCTTAAACTGCCGTCTAATTCATCTACTTTCAAAACTATAGATTCAAATAATATTTCCGTTGCTTGTTCAATATCTTCAATCTCAGTAATTAAATAATTGCCTGCGGATGCTATCCGCCTTTGGTATTGATTTAAGAAGGTTACTTGTTTTATTACCGCTTGATACATTTCGTTTAATCGTCTTATTTTGTGGACTTTTTCAGGTAAATGTAATTGTGTTGCGTATGGATTTATAACTTCATAAACCTTTAAATTTCTTACCATACTTTGTATAAATCCTATTGCTTTTTGACTTTCGTTTGGGTCTATTTCTCCAGCATTGCGTTTGTTTTGGTATTCGATTATTCTTGCGGTTTGTTCCTTGCTTTCATCTACTGCAATTAAAAAACTTCTGCTCATATTATCCTCGTAGGTTTCGCCTTTTGTTGTGGCTGATAAACTGGAGAACTGACCTTTTACTATTTTATGACTGCTTTTATTGTTTCCTTTTTTGTCTTTGATAGTTACAGAACTTCGTAATACTTGATTGCTTATAAATTCCCTTAAAGCATATAGTGCATCTTCTTTTAAACCGTCTAAATCTTCAATAATTACTACCTTTTGGAATAAGTCAAACTCACCCCAATTGTATAAACTACTCTCTGTAATTCGTGTAAATCTTAACACGTCTTCTTGAGGCATAAGGTCTGCAATTCTTGAGATTATATGTGTTTTTCCGCTTCCGCTGGAACCTTGAACTAGTGCGTGTAATGGGCTTTTGTTTAAATAACTAATGATGATTAAAAATAATAACATTCTGCTGTTTTCTTCTCCAACGATGCCTGCTTTGCCGATTTCTATATTTAAGTTTTTTAGTAGATGTTTTCGTTTTAAGAAGTCAAGCCCCCCAACCCCCAAAGGGGGAGTTTCTAACTTTGTGGATATTTCTTCCTTTTTATTTTCATTTGAAAAAATAAATGGTTGTCTTTTGTCTAAAAGTTCAATAAATATTTCTTCGTTGTGTAGTTGTAGTGTTTCGTTGATGTCTTTGTTTATAGGTTCTAACACGCTTATTTTTACTCCTGGTACTTCTTCTAAAAGTAGGTTGGCATATTTTGTAATAGCTTCTTTTCCTGCGGTATCGTTGTCAAAAGCAAAGATGATTTCTTCTAATTGTTTGAGTTCTTTTATAGCTTTGATGTGTTCTTCCGTTAGTCCGTTGGTTCCGTAACACGCTAGTAAACTGTAATTTTCCTCAATATTTTTTATCTGAAGTAATGAAGCTGCATCAATTATACTTTCCGTTAAAATCAGTTTTTTAGTATTTACATTTGGATAATTGGGATATAAACCTTGTCGATTTTTTAAGTAGTAATGCTTGGCTTTATCATCGTTTAACGTGCTTCTAAAGTATAATGATACTACTTTATTTTCTCTATTTCTTAAAGCAAAACAGATTGACCATTTACCAAAAACGCCGTACGCTTTCTCGCCTGTGCGACCTAAAATATTTTTATCAATTAGTAATCCATATTCTAAACACTGATTGATTAAGGTTTCGTCTTTTCTTGCTCCGTGATGGAACTGACCACCATTATAGCCGACTTCTATTTTTTTAAAATCTAAACTTCTACTTTGTAGATATTCTTTGGCTGGTTTTGAGTTACTAATGGCATTTTTAAAATATTGAAACATATTCGTTAAAAACTGTTCTCTGCTTAAATCTTGTTGGTAGCGTTCTTTTTTATTAGGTTCCTGATGTCCTAAAATTTCTTTGGCTTTGTTAATGGCTTCTGCTTTAGTGCAATTTTCTTTGTGCAATATAAAATCAATCACATCCATACTTTTGCCGTGGGTTTTACAGCTACTACTAAAACAATATGCCGTTTGTGTTTTGTAATACACTTGAAAACTTGGGGTTTTGTCTTGGTGGAACGGACAATTTAAACGACTTTGTTTGTCGGTTTTTAAGCCGTAATAATGCAATACGTTGGCGATGGTTAAGTTTTGTTTTATTTCTGATATTTCCATACTTAAACTTTTTTAAAAATTTAACATTGTCAAGTTTGTTTGGCAAATGTATATATTGTTTTTCTTTTAAACAACAAATACATATTTCTTTTGTCAAAATATTTTACCTAAATTTGTTCAAAATTCATCATTTAACTTAATTTTAGTCAAGTATGTTGAACATTGGAGAAAGAATAACACAGTTAAGAAAACAATTTAATCTCTCGCAAGATGAACTTGCTAAAAAGATTAATGTTTCTAGAACCATTATTGGTAATTATGAAAGAAACACCAATACACCATCTATTGAAGTATTAATTAAAATAGCCAAAACATTTAATGTAACGGTTGATTATTTAATTGGTGAGGGTGAATTATCTTCTTACGATAAAGAAGTAATGAAACGCATAGAAGACATAGACAAATTGGATAAAAACACTAAAGAGCATTTATATTTTTTAGTAGATAACGTAATCCAAAACTTTAAAACAAAACAAGCTTTCTCAGTTTAAAAAAAATATTATGAACGCTATCAGACAATTTATAGAAGTAAAAGACCATTCGTTTTATGTGTCGCTTCCAAAAGATTTTAACGCTAAAAGTGTTGAAATCATTATTATCCCTAATGAAAATGAAGACTTTTTTGAAGTTTCTGAAGAACAAAAAAAAGTATTAGATAAAGCATTAGAACAAGACAAAAAAACATTTATTTCTAGAGATGACATCACAAGAAAATACAACTTATAGCATTCGATTTTCTGATATTGCAGATAAAGAAATTGAAAAAGCTATTGAATACTACAGCAGTAAATCTGAAAACGGTGAATATAACTTTAAACTACAACTTAATCAAGTTTTAGACACTTTAGAACTAAATCCGTTCTTTCAGTTTAGATATAAAAAAATTAGAGCCATTCCATTTAAAACACTACCTTTTCTAGTGTTTTTTGAAGTTTATGAAAATGAAAATATAGTGTATATTTATTCTGTTTTTCATACTTCTCAAGATCCTGATAAATATCCGTTATAAAACAAAAATGCCACTTTCGTGGCATTTGCTTTTATTGTTTAGTTTAAAGTTATTAAATTATTCGCAAAAAATAAAGCAAAATTTTAACATTTATTATTTGCTAAAACCATAGTTATCTGGTGCTATTGCTTCTTTAGTTTTTTATTTATCACCATTGTCAAATAACTGATTACAGAAATAATACAGATATTCCAAAAAACACTCATTAAGCCCATAAAACCATGATGTGTATCATTTCTTGTTTCAAATTGATAATACATTGTAGGAAATCCAATTGTATATCCAAAATTAAATGGAGGTAAACCGTATTTCAAACTTATTAAGTAAAAAACACTTAAATATATTAATGTAACAAATAGTAAAAATTTAAAATAACTTTTCATGCCTTATTTTTTTGGATTACTTTTAACTGTTGGATTACCATACACTTCTTTTTCAGTATTTTGACCTCTTGTATATAAAAACATTGGTAAAACTTGATTGGTTTCATCATCAAAACTTCTTAAATAAACATCTTGATTTGTAAAAAATGCTTTATCAACTTCACCTTTTGTGGTTTCCATTCCAATTGCAGGACCTGAATTGCCTGCTGTATGCTTGACCTGAGTATTAATATTGAAAAATTGTTCTGCCCAAGAAGCAGAATTACACCCATAAAAAGTCGCAATACTATTATCTTTATTAAAATTAAAATCTACTGCACCCCAATTTTCCTTACTCATTTGACCTCTTTCAGTTATTGTCATTCCGGGCTCTTTACTTAAATCTTTAGAATTATCTTCATAATAACCACCAATTGGTCCATCTCCTGCGCTATGAGAAAAAACAGCTAATTCTAAAGTCTGTCCAAAACCTTCTTTTTTTGCTTTAGCAAGTTCACTTGCTACATTTGATTTAAGATTTCCTAAATTGTCATCTGTTATTACTATTAATTTATCATGAGGATTATTCTTTTTTATCTGTTCGATTCTAGTATCTGCTGCAGCATTTATTAACGCACCTCCACCTAAATTCAAAACAATGCGCACGCCTCTTTTCGGAGGGTCTTTTGGTTCACGTCCATCAGGATCAACTAAATTTATAGGATTATTCATTGTATAGCAGTACGGCGACCAGCTTGGATATTTCTCCGCTAGTGGGTCAACACTTAACCACAGACTCGTGCGTGGGTTGTAGTATCTTGCTCCGTAATAATACCATCCTGTTTCATCGTCTAGTTCTTTACCGTTAAATTTATACCTATTGGTATAATCTCCTGTATAACTATGTTGTTCCATCATCGTTTCTCCGAATGGTAAATTTAAGAAAAATTGATAAGGATTTCCATAAGTATCCGATAAAAATGTTCCTGTTCCTAAATGGTCGCTATGGTAATAATACATTTCTACATAAGTAGGCGCAGCTTGTATTTGTTGCTCTGCTACTTTTTCTGTATTATTTTCTATTGGTTGATCTGTTTTCTTATAGTCCTTATATTGTACTTTGACTTTCTTTTTTGAAGACGATGAATCTTTTCCTAAATAATAATTAAAATCAGCAATTTGTTTGGCTTTTAAATCATCAAAACTAGTTGCGCTTTAGGTTTTATTTTTCTCACTTAAGTTATTTGGCGCTGCTAAAAGTAAATTATTTTCTTCAAAGATACTAACATGTTGTTCACCATATCTTGAAACTACACGTTGTGTACCATTAAAGTAATGTTTACTATAGTGTTGATTGGCATCAATAACAACATAAGGACTAACATAAGTTGTATATAATCCCATTGTAGCAGATACTCCATCTATTTGACCATTCTCGAAAACTGATTCAACCTCTGAACTTGCTTTTAAGACACGCTCACCTGCTGCATCATATATATAATGTTGCATCAATTGTTCATTATCATAAACTACTCTCAATCGATTAAATTCATCCCAATACATTCTTCTGTAGCTACTATCATTCTGATTTTGTATCATATTACCATTACTATCATACTTAAAATACTCTGAAGTATTATTTTCCACATTTGTAATTCTAATTACTTTATGTGAACCATTTTGATAGTCATAATTATTGGTATAACTATTGTCATAAATTGGCATATATCCATGCGAAGTATGTAATTGTCGTTTTTTAACAATACCATGAGTAGTATTGTAAACCATTGAAGTATTATATGCCTTTCTATTAAAACCAGTACCTCTTGAAATAAAACCTTCAAAATTACCCTCCGCGTATGTTAACCTATTTAAATTATCATATTCATATTTATTATGATATACACCACCCATTTTATTTCCTGTATTGTAGGTAGCCAAATTATCAATATTTATAACATTACCAACTTTATCATAGCTATAATTATTGCTAAACATATTTTGTCCGTTTGCCGTTTTTACATTTAAATTTTGCAAACGTCTCTGCGCTGGACTATAGGTATAAAATGTTTCTGTATTATTACCATACTTCATATAGGTTTTTTGCTCAAAATAATCATAATCAATTTGTTTAATATAATCATATCCTTCTTCATTAAGTAAAGTTGACATTCTATTTAAATTACCTCCTAAATTATAATAGTATTCCACTTTTTCTCCATCAGGATAAGTTAATTCTTGAATACGATTAAAACTATCATAATTGAATTTTGTAATAAAGACACGTGTAGGCAAGTTTGGAGCTACAATTGTTCTTTTAATTCCATTAGTTTCTCCCATATTACCATATGAAAATTCTTGCTTACCAGTAGCATCATTTTGTTCAATAATTTTACCTGCACTATTACCACTAGTTGACGATCCGTAACTATAAGTTACGTTAGCAATATTATCTATACCAGATAAATCTGGAAATTTAATTTGTATTATTCTATTAATATCATAAGTATATTCTATAGATTTGTTTTGTGCTATCAAATTAGCTGTTTGCAATCTAACCAAATTACTAGCTACGTCATAAATATATTTAGTTGTACCGTTATCTGGATGATTGACTTGTATTTTTCTTCCTGCTAAATCATAAATATATGAAGTACTAATATTTTGATCATCAGTGTAAGACGTTAATTGTCCAATAGCATCATAATTAAATTTCGTTTTTATAGTACCTGCATTCAATGTAGAAATATTTCTACCATTAATATCAGTAAACGTTTCATTAATTAATTGCGCACTTGCATTTTGATCCACAATACTTTTCGTTTTAAATGATAAAATTCCAAAAGGATCATTTTCAATACTAAAACTCATAGTGCTTACATTACCCTCCATATCTATAGTTTTAGTTGTTCTGTCTAAAACATCATACTCAACTTCATTAAATGAAGTGTTTGGAGTTGCCGCTTGATTAATCAAATAATTTATTGTTTCATCTTTACCTTCACTTCTTGGTTGATATGTTTTAATTACCCTACCTCGAATATCCTTAGTTACATAACCTGAAACAGACATTTGTTGCTCGTATTCAGGCAATTGTGAAGTTCCTATATTAACTTCAATATCCTTTTTAACTTGAATATTACTACCTAAACCATCAACAAAATTTATTGTCTCAATTGGATCCGTTGGATGTTGTGCATCATAATGCTTTGTTACAGCAAAAGGTATAAAATTAGTTGTTGATACAAAACTATCTAATTCATTAGCTTCAACTTGTGAGTACGTTGGCATATACTCAAATGCAATAGTGTAAGGATCTGTATTTCCAGCTTCTTTTGGTGCAATTATTTTAATTAAACGTCCAAGGTTATCATAAGTATAATTTATTTCATTACCAGTTATATCGGTACTTTTTAATACAGTGTCAAAATTATAATCATAAAGAGTAGAAGAATGATAACCAAAAGCATCTTCAACACCTATCAAATATTTATTAAGTATATTATCATAAGTATAAGTATAAGTCATTTGACCAAAACTTGTAGAAGGACCTGAAATAGTTTTTAAATTACCATAAGCATCGTAAGTCATATTGGTTATTGCAAAATCAGTACTATTCAATTTACTCTTTAAAGACAAAATTGCTCCTGTATTTGCATTCACATTAGTTATTTCTCGTTCTCTTACTAAATTGGCGAATGTACCACCTGTAAATACTTGTATTTTTTTAGGAATAGTAATAAGGTTATTATTTAAACCTGTTTG is a window of Flavobacterium indicum GPTSA100-9 = DSM 17447 DNA encoding:
- a CDS encoding tyrosine-type recombinase/integrase; protein product: MRIEEYLQKKYSKSTLSSNLYLIKRFTDYYDKKAPKATFKDVLNYIEHLRKNYDLSPKTLRHCLYGVKIYFNYLLEIGQRKDHPCSELFLKDKIDRQIQVDSLYSPETLETFFETYQIKKKKYLENRNKIIISLLIYQALTVKEIAELEVENINLEKCEIYIKGSEEVTSKSPQARTLPLQAKQILLVYNYLNEDRIKLLKYNNKKESSIFILGQYGEKINAHGISKMINEQKPKTEQIQPMKIRQSVIANLLKKENDTRIVQVFSGHKRASTTIQYKQTEFEILQNAVNNYHPIR
- a CDS encoding tyrosine-type recombinase/integrase yields the protein MGAPSKHKIYTEYYQTEAINYKKHLDILGLNPETTQARYLYLKEFFSWLENVKIFEIEKVTPKEIANYNNYLKEKISQRTKQKLKQKSIHDNMRNLQQYLGYLLELGSIKSSPASHLKFTPINEKVERFIFNQNQIQELYKIANLEEKAILNIGYGCGLRVQEMSDLNKEDIRFSENLVIVQKGKNSKRRLVPISDKIKTELEEFIFSNENKRNEVFLHSKGQRMQSGTLNKRLKKLIHKAKLNIDETQLNTIGIHNLRHSIATHLLQNGMKLEQVQKFLGHSHIETTEMYTHVSADQIKNVVREHQKESEATKKHSEQSTEIYTHITQNQLNELVKRVES
- a CDS encoding toprim domain-containing protein codes for the protein MEISEIKQNLTIANVLHYYGLKTDKQSRLNCPFHQDKTPSFQVYYKTQTAYCFSSSCKTHGKSMDVIDFILHKENCTKAEAINKAKEILGHQEPNKKERYQQDLSREQFLTNMFQYFKNAISNSKPAKEYLQSRSLDFKKIEVGYNGGQFHHGARKDETLINQCLEYGLLIDKNILGRTGEKAYGVFGKWSICFALRNRENKVVSLYFRSTLNDDKAKHYYLKNRQGLYPNYPNVNTKKLILTESIIDAASLLQIKNIEENYSLLACYGTNGLTEEHIKAIKELKQLEEIIFAFDNDTAGKEAITKYANLLLEEVPGVKISVLEPINKDINETLQLHNEEIFIELLDKRQPFIFSNENKKEEISTKLETPPLGVGGLDFLKRKHLLKNLNIEIGKAGIVGEENSRMLLFLIIISYLNKSPLHALVQGSSGSGKTHIISRIADLMPQEDVLRFTRITESSLYNWGEFDLFQKVVIIEDLDGLKEDALYALREFISNQVLRSSVTIKDKKGNNKSSHKIVKGQFSSLSATTKGETYEDNMSRSFLIAVDESKEQTARIIEYQNKRNAGEIDPNESQKAIGFIQSMVRNLKVYEVINPYATQLHLPEKVHKIRRLNEMYQAVIKQVTFLNQYQRRIASAGNYLITEIEDIEQATEILFESIVLKVDELDGSLRQFFEKLKKYLKEQSKEFTQREIRQEFNISKSQCSRFFIQLAELEYITVKYSGNLRLQKYRVEYWDNHQKLRAEIKDFLMNQIQQIKNSDSK
- a CDS encoding helix-turn-helix domain-containing protein; this encodes MLNIGERITQLRKQFNLSQDELAKKINVSRTIIGNYERNTNTPSIEVLIKIAKTFNVTVDYLIGEGELSSYDKEVMKRIEDIDKLDKNTKEHLYFLVDNVIQNFKTKQAFSV
- a CDS encoding type II toxin-antitoxin system RelE/ParE family toxin — protein: MTSQENTTYSIRFSDIADKEIEKAIEYYSSKSENGEYNFKLQLNQVLDTLELNPFFQFRYKKIRAIPFKTLPFLVFFEVYENENIVYIYSVFHTSQDPDKYPL
- a CDS encoding RHS repeat-associated core domain-containing protein, producing the protein MYYYHSDHLGTGTFLSDTYGNPYQFFLNLPFGETMMEQHSYTGDYTNRYKFNGKELDDETGWYYYGARYYNPRTSLWLSVDPLAEKYPSWSPYCYTMNNPINLVDPDGREPKDPPKRGVRIVLNLGGGALINAAADTRIEQIKKNNPHDKLIVITDDNLGNLKSNVASELAKAKKEGFGQTLELAVFSHSAGDGPIGGYYEDNSKDLSKEPGMTITERGQMSKENWGAVDFNFNKDNSIATFYGCNSASWAEQFFNINTQVKHTAGNSGPAIGMETTKGEVDKAFFTNQDVYLRSFDDETNQVLPMFLYTRGQNTEKEVYGNPTVKSNPKK